In Lactuca sativa cultivar Salinas chromosome 5, Lsat_Salinas_v11, whole genome shotgun sequence, the DNA window ttgaggagaaacataCCGGTAACCACTGTAGGTTCCTCGACTTCTTCCCCATGTCCTATTACCAGGACTCTCCCTACACCTCCAACATTAGGGGCttgtgccttggggcagttcctccTGAAGTGTCCTTCTTCACCACATCTATAGCAGGTTTGGCTTGCCCCTTTATTGGCAACTTGGTTGATCGGTCTCGCTGGCGCTTTACAGAAATGAGCAGTGTGCCCCATCTTGTCGCAGTTTTTGCAGTGTATTTCCCGACAAGAaccattgtggtggaagttgcacttgttgcaatTAGGGAGATTTCCTACATATTTCTTTGGTGATGTCGGAGTGGTAGCAGTGGTGGCTGCACGGATAGCAACAGTCTGTTGCTTCTTGGCGGGGTCCTGTGGCGGTTGCTTCTTTTTATTGCTCCAGAACTTTCTATTGTTGTTTCCTCCCTTTGCCTGATTAGAGGTGGTCGACACCGTGACATGGCTGGCCCGATGATCAATGAGTTGCTGTTCCagctccttggcactttcaaaagtggtTGGCTTTGAGACCAACACGCTAtcttgaatctgggatgataggcCCCAGAGATATCGTTCCACCTTCTTgttttccggggtaaccatcgcAGGAAAGAGGAGTGCTAGATCATTGAATCCGGTGGTGTAAGCTACAAGGTCAAAGCCcgtcatcttgaggttccacaaTTCCTGTTCTAACTTTTGCACCTCACCCGTGGGGCAATATTCCTTCATCATCATAGTTTTCAAGTCTTCCCAACTTAACGAGTTAGCCATGGAGAGTGTCAGCGATtttacgtggccgttccaccaagtgagggccctGCCGGAGAATGTGCAGGCTGCGAATTTGACTTTGTGTAATTCGGGGCATGCACAGATCTCAAAGACGGATTtagtcttctcgaaccactgcATCAAATCAATGACGCACCCACTTCCATTGAAAGAAgcgggtttgccatttgtgaagtctttataggaacattcTTTCGAACGCCCTTGGCTATCCCCTTGAGTAGAGACGTTAATACCGCTCCCTGTCCTCCTGGCACCATCAGTGCTAatttgagacatagcagctgcaactgcggctgtaacagcagcctGGAACATAACGGGAACAAACTGGGGAGGCGGCAGGGGTGAATTTGTTTGTGTTCTCTCAGTGCGTCTGGCAGATCTGTGAGGTGGCATTTTTCTGTCATAGAATTTTCAAAGATAAAAGGGACATCAGTCTTTTAGTAATTGGATGTAAGTCGAGTGTCGTTAAATTAGTTCATTGGTTTTCAAGTATAGTATTTCTCAACTTCCATATGTTTGCATTAGCAAGTAATTCATAGAaaaagtttatgcaattaaaccTATGAATTTAATAGTGATGACTCAAACGGAGTCGTGTGTTTGGTTCCGTGTCTGATTCATTCCTAAGATTCGCTCGATGTGCCTTAGTTATGcacaattaaaattttaataaactgTCGATACTAATGAGTCTGCCCTaagtccataaccaaacaaggaacaggtcctAAGGCTCGTCATTTCTAGGTCGATTATTGCTTTAATTAGACACAACAACGAGGTATACTTAAAAATCTTAGAATTATCAGttgtaaattgtttgtaatacCACATAGTAAATCTCATGTCAACATTCAATGAAGTAAAATGCATGTCAAATTCATTGATAACTTtttagtacatattgttttgagAAAATTTGACCTCAcaagggtctacattacatcaatGCAAAAGATAGTTTTTGATAGCACAAATTCCCtttgagtagtgtaatcacttagtcGTAGGGTCAACCTACATACAAAAGAGTTGCACCAATGCATGCTCAGAAACCTATACTATGAAGATGTGTGAGTAGTATTGAGTCCTAGTCGCGATGATCCTTCCCTGGTGGAGCTTGGGATGATGTCGATGCACCTTGTAGTTCCGCCAGTCTTCACTCGGTTGCAACCATTCTCTCCTCGAGGGCTCTATATCTTTCTCGATACTCCCTTGTTTCTGCTCGAGCAGTGAGAAGGTCGTGAATAAGTTGGTCTCGATGGTGGGAGTCTCGTTCTAAGTCTCTGGTGCGAGCAGTGGTAGATTCTACGATGGAACTCAGCTCCCGGACCTGATCGGTCGTCGTCCTACCACGATCATCCATACTCGCTATCCGCTGAGTCATGACGGGAGGGCTCTATTAGCTGGTCCTCCGTGGATGAGGTCGTAATAACCTCATTGGTCGCCATATGGTGACCGCTGGCGTAGTTGTCGGCTTCACCTTTCAATCGTTATTACCCAACGGGGCTCAAGTCCGTTGTCTCCAAAGTAGTGTGCGGGTACCCTcgcgatgtaaggagggttgaagacttccgGTTCTTCTTCAATTTCATTCTCAACCATGACTATCTtatcgtcttcctcttcttcttcatcttcctcctcttcttcttgttcttccttGGATTCCTCCTCGGGATCCTCCTCGATTTGTTGCTCGGGCTCTTCCTCGATCCATCAAGCATTTCcctgattgggaaagtacgggtcccCTGGTAGGTGAAATCTTGCCATGTtgtctgtacgagaataaggGTGTAACTAGCATGTAAcggtttataataataatattgtgcTATAGCAATCATACAAATATTCCTATAATATTTTGAATGTTTAGTTTTGGTTCTTAATGCATTCCttgtagggtgaagttaggttattagattTCTTGCCAACCATGACTATCCCCTAGTATATGTAAATCACTCCTCGGAcatatatagttgatcagactatatcccTCCCagacttgattcacatataccaAGGTATACTCATGGTGcacaactcctcttcttttaatttacgttcttctagttatgacactacgcgagtatgtaatgcatgtatgtatacttttaaacgagaaaactatttatttttgtaaaaGTATCCCctgttaaaatgttttaaaatcacAGACTTCAGTCctaaatgtgtttatagtttgtatatcttatgtgttttgatatacttaattctcTATAAATCGTGCtcggataccaatctatcacacccccaaaccaaggatggcggaaacgtccgggggtggaggacttcatgtatagtatcataaccagAATTGCAATAGTAatttaagcaaacacaaccaacatatatataattgaaagagttacatcattgtatgagttacatgtttccaaatcaattacaatatctTGACAAAACATGAAATGTTGACgtcttaacgtcccatcctcaaaatgcactttgatacctgtttagtgatttcctgagaatacaagttgtttgaaaaagtgtcaacacaaaggttggtgagttcataagcttttgtttTCAAACTTGATAAAAGTCTTTCTCTTGTAAATGTCATGTTTGTttcagaaaaatccgatattttccttaaaacgtgtaatgtagtcttatatccgaagaccaaaatgtataagtaacctctcttactaatagaaaatgatatgtgtttaAATCGACATATACGCGTttgaattaaatgaaattcccgtaaattcttatgtttgttaatactttttgTGAGTTTATTATGACCATGCTATGACCTAGTTGGCTTGAAACGACCTTCTTCAGGCGTGGTAGatgtttatgacatttgtcaccccagacctgccagtCTAACTGTTGcaagcagttaaggtgtgggtttgtcaagcccagtatagatctatatacaactatcacgctctccctccaggagactctgttaCAATACAAGACTTAATGGTAaatgtgaagcgaatgtctcacaaattctttaacaaatttacgtgtaatgtaatgaaaatcccttattttataAATGTACActttttgtatgagtgtgttatgtaatgtatcataaaccatacctattatagtttatcaaaacaagggtagtaaTGGTAACGTACGTAAACTATATTCAACGTAGTTCATTCAATTGTTTGAATAAaatggatgtactttgattaCAACAATCATGTTATCCTTTATATTTCATATGTATATCTATATCAAAATCCATTTATTAACGGATGCATGTTCATATACCAAGATAAAATATCATTCATTTGTAATAACATTGTAGAGTCtagaaattgtaaaagtcgaagtgtctGTTCTTAGTTTCGCATGTTAATTATTTTTCTATGTCTTCATTTGTGCGAAGCGTATTGTtaaggacttagtatattttttgtacactcatgtttcctataaatagggactgaggttagaagtaaaGATGATGGATGATTCAACGAGTGATTCACTAGTCATTCACATGTTTCTCTGCTTAAGTCTGTAATcagtttcttcatcaatataagatctgattaatatttactccttgtgttcttacttttcattcatataatcatgattgctttctaaatcttgattacaattctcatcaattggtatcagagcaggattcaaactgcattgatccgattttcgttttagaatcatttgctttttgagtagtgattttactaaaaaaatttccgcgcattttggttaTGAAAATCTCTTTTGATCTTCAAATTTGAATAaattctgcatttgaattgtttagtcgagtgatcAATTAGCAATCGGTGATCTATTTATTTGAtcaattcacaaattcatctagtttttcaagtttttctgaaaaattctcgtgttcatcaatggcgaacttcaacatgaataccatgacttctttctctcacttgtttggttcttcaaccaaaattccaatgttaaTCCTTGAGTACTATGATTAGTGGGCTGATAggatggaggattacttaaatggaattgatgaagagctCTAGAATTGTATCAATGGAATAGTTCTACCTCCTGTAAATGTTCAATCAATTGGAGCATCTGCTTCTTCAATCGATGTTACTGAACAACGGAATCACCTGAAGAAGAATGAGAAAAGATGTATGAGGGAGCTAAGAGGTGCTctgcctcctgtggtttacaattacattcgtagttgtaaaatagCCAAGGAGATTTGGATCacactaaaagagaagtatcaaggttgTGCGAAGAAAAAGATCGATTTCGTTAAGCAATGTCTTGTTCAgcttaaggaattcagacaaaaggatgctaaAACAATTGAAAACTACTATGATCATCTGAATGAGCTTGTTTATCGATGCAACAGGTATGGAATCACAAGatctctcatggaattcaatctgacattcatcatgggtcttcgcaaggagTGGCGTAGTCtgagtatgatgataaagaacCAACAAACTTTTGATACTTCCaccttgaatgatctctacaaccagctgaaaacacatgaaagcgAAGTTACATAAATGTTTGAAGAATTGAAACAGAGTCTAGGAGGTCCATTGGCTTTAGTTTTGAAGGTTACTGAAATTGATGCTGGTGAGAAGGAAGAATCAGATAATGAAGGTTTCTTATTGAATTCAGATGATGAAGAAGTTGCATTTTATTTGAACAACAGAGTtgagaaatttttcaaaaagcctttcaatccaaaaggaaagcAAACTGATTCGAAGAGTGGTTTCATAAAAGTTGGAGGTGAGGAAAAGAAGAAATTTGAGAAGGTTGAAGAAAAGCAGTAAGATGCGAAAGCAGAGAAGAAACTAAAAGGTGACTATGGAATTGATTGTCATTACTGCAATGGTGGGAATCATTTCACAGCCGATTGTATGTTGAGGAAGAAAGAGGAGAATAAGAGCAAAATCAAAGATGAAGTCTACTACTCAGAGAAGCTTGAGGAGGTGCGTGCAAAGGCGAAAGGATTGTCTTTGGTTGCGAAAGGAGAGtctgaagaagaagaaagtggaacttatcagatctggtgtTCAGGATATGATGATGAAGATATGAGGCACCCAACTCATGGTGCAATGTTCACAAGTTATGAAGAAAATTGCGAAGAGAATGTTTCTGGACGATGCTTTGTGTCCAAGTCCACCGATAAATCTCCAATGACTACTAAGGTACATGCTATTCTTCAAatcctttaatattcctttatctgcttatgatgctgaaataacttcatttgatgatactgttgcttattttgatgctgttattgtgtctgctagtactgaagcacAAAATCTAAATTTGCAACTAGTTGAGACAAGAAGACAATTAGAAATAAAACAAAGCAGAGTAGATAAACTTGAATTACAAATGAcaaatgtaaattgtgatagggacaatcttgataaagaagttaggttgttactagcataacgaaacatttattgtaactctGCTAAACCTTTATATGTGAAGTTAAtagctttacatcattcatctgagATAAGTAAataacaacataggaaactactACCTTTTATTGAATTGGAAcacgaaaaagttgatgttgtttcttatgactgCGACAATACTATTGCTCAATTtcacaaaatacctgatgattgattcgcatatggtattgtcaaaattgatgaatttttgaatgTGAATGAATTGGTTAATATTGTTAATGAAAGTTTTGAAAatgaatgaacaagtgaaaatcttaaagaaaactgaaacttcaactcttgattctcaacacaattatgctgatgtcgatgacaattcagataatgtgagtgaaatcagtgagatcgaagaggaagaagaggttgattgttctcaactaTCTATCATTAATATAACATTTaaggtcaaaggtaaagaaattatagttgattcaatagtaaaggatgaaaatgataaaccctcTACTTCACAAACTTGTGACTTTGACAATGTGGAAGTTGAAGGTTGTAAGTCAGATGACactgatgaagacgaagaagaagtGAAAGATTTTCATGAGTCACCTCAACGTGTTGTTGTTAATCAAGTGTTTGATAATACAAAAGAATTCGACAAAGTTCTtaatgacaaaggtgcacattatttggaaatcaATAGTGTGGTATATCCGAATTTTACATGCACTGATAACacgatttttccaaatcaagtctatgTCATTgctggaaatgttgagaaaatcaagtctgaattcaacaaaatggttgaaaatgacaACAAAAGGTCAACTACCGAAGGTTTCTTTGAAAATCAAAATAcggtagaaaacaatttaactcaaaactcttatgtttttcaacgccaaaaatcatcacaaaaatggatggttaaaagtgaaaaagaaaacaaagtttttaaaaaagataaaaactaaagatggaagtgaaattgaattctcatgaatttaagttgatggttggaaagtattcaaaagaaaacaatgtttcaaaacgaaaagcaagaaaagaaatcttttggcaagttgtgtctaatgataaaCCTAAAGTTGCGAAAGTACAAATTCCAAGAACAAAACCATCAAAATTTCAGAGAATAAACAAACAAAAGGATAGaagttttcacaaaccaatatattctgttgacaaaattttaaTGAAAAATACAGATGAATCTGTTCGAGAATTTGACAACATtagaaaatttgagacttcgcaaatTTTTTTGAATGATCATAAGTTTCAAAATGGTAGAAAATTAACGAATAATTCACCAACTTTGAATGTCAAAACTCAAATGAAACCAAAATTTTCACCCaaacaaccaaaatttccaaatccttcGATCACAGAACCGACCTAAgtttcgtatacaaaaggaaaatttgATGTATATACGATCAACAATTGGCTTGAAGGGCAACGAAAACAATACCAAAATGGAAAGTTTTCAAAGCAACA includes these proteins:
- the LOC111907768 gene encoding uncharacterized protein LOC111907768; translation: MPPHRSARRTERTQTNSPLPPPQFVPVMFQAAVTAAVAAAMSQISTDGARRTGSGINVSTQGDSQGRSKECSYKDFTNGKPASFNGSGCVIDLMQWFEKTKSVFEICACPELHKVKFAACTFSGRALTWWNGHVKSLTLSMANSLSWEDLKTMMMKEYCPTGEVQKLEQELWNLKMTGFDLVAYTTGFNDLALLFPAMVTPENKKVERYLWGLSSQIQDSVLVSKPTTFESAKELEQQLIDHRASHVTVSTTSNQAKGGNNNRKFWSNKKKQPPQDPAKKQQTVAIRAATTATTPTSPKKYVGNLPNCNKCNFHHNGSCREIHCKNCDKMGHTAHFCKAPARPINQVANKGASQTCYRCGEEGHFRRNCPKAQAPNVGGVGRVLVIGHGEEVEEPTVVTDNHSLEIDLMPVTIKCFNIIIGMDWLSSHRPDILCYERAIRLNLPNGKTLLIYGDKPTANLKIISCVKGQKYLRKEYHAFLAHVVDKKQEVKDIKDIPEVCNFPDVFLEDLPGVPLA